A part of Helicobacter ibis genomic DNA contains:
- the waaF gene encoding lipopolysaccharide heptosyltransferase II, with translation MNILIRLPNWLGDAIMATFAIESLYKTYKDSNFFLVGSKVSIQIFKNHKNTTLIEDDSKDSKCRILKLYKIAKSIPRSDIAITFQNNFLSALFLSFNNAKIKIGYKNELRQFLLTHAKIKQKGIHEVFVYYDLVKDMVENIQPKLYLQNPNKPINLPLGKLAGINAGAAFGSAKRWEESYFAEVANYLLDNNYSILLFGSNNEINIANNIESMCKDKVLNLAGQTTLEELITYISKLDLFITNDSGPMHIAAAFNIPSVAIFGPTNDRETSPFSQNSHIISLKTLGYKLECQPCKKRICPLKDLNYHSCMRDLKPKFIIEKIKSITKT, from the coding sequence ATGAATATACTAATACGGCTTCCAAACTGGCTAGGAGATGCGATAATGGCAACCTTTGCCATAGAATCCTTATATAAAACATATAAAGATTCAAACTTCTTTCTTGTTGGCTCTAAAGTCTCGATACAAATATTTAAAAACCACAAAAATACAACATTAATAGAAGATGATAGTAAAGATTCTAAATGCAGAATCCTAAAACTATATAAAATTGCCAAAAGTATCCCAAGAAGCGATATTGCCATAACTTTTCAAAATAATTTTCTATCAGCATTATTTTTAAGCTTCAATAATGCAAAAATAAAAATAGGCTATAAAAATGAACTAAGACAATTCCTCCTGACACATGCAAAAATCAAGCAAAAAGGAATTCATGAGGTCTTTGTCTATTATGATCTAGTAAAAGATATGGTAGAGAATATACAACCAAAACTATATTTACAAAACCCAAATAAACCTATAAACCTACCACTAGGAAAGTTAGCTGGTATAAATGCTGGTGCAGCCTTTGGCAGTGCGAAGCGATGGGAAGAATCTTATTTTGCAGAGGTTGCAAACTATCTTTTAGACAATAATTATAGTATCTTGCTCTTTGGCTCAAATAATGAAATAAATATAGCAAATAATATAGAATCCATGTGCAAAGATAAAGTCCTAAACCTAGCAGGGCAAACAACGCTAGAAGAGCTAATAACATATATTTCAAAGCTAGATTTATTTATCACAAATGATAGTGGTCCTATGCACATTGCAGCTGCATTTAATATCCCAAGTGTTGCAATTTTTGGTCCTACAAATGATAGAGAGACTTCTCCATTTTCACAAAACTCGCACATAATCTCACTAAAAACACTAGGATATAAACTAGAATGCCAACCATGTAAAAAAAGAATCTGCCCATTAAAAGATTTAAACTATCACTCTTGCATGAGGGATTTAAAGCCAAAATTTATAATAGAAAAAATAAAATCAATCACAAAAACATAA
- a CDS encoding DNA polymerase III subunit gamma/tau: MEDTQTQALALRYRPINFDELVGQESVSRTLSLALGGKRLSHAYLFSGLRGSGKTSSARIFARCLECDNGPTSKPCGVCKNCEAANPHKMRHIDIIELDGASNRKIDDIRDLIEQTKYHPAMGRFKIFIIDEVHMLTKEAFNALLKTLEEPPPYVKFILATTDPLKLPATILSRTQHFRFKRISDRSILEHLRFILHKENIEYEEEALLMLIRSGAGSLRDTLTLLDQVIIYSNYNITINACASMLGLINPQSLSELFDLIFQANKEEVLQRLSGFFDYESEMLLDEMSVFIKDKLIKGDDSRYSVIIVDRFFRIISQAKQLLFLGSDDSFVLTLVVFKMIESLKIQEIDKAIESLENSVLLKQETKVSSKQESNHELQDTTHMQHMQITSNDLFVLLVEKIYERNYDLGEIFEKNIKFVSFENGILEWVSSAIDDDKDRLSKSYGAVIKPLILEIFGENTTLKVTKEEIKQEENKVVQDTKPTTKEEIEKEVKDILNTPLLKDMQDIFGVTTINVNPLPNKE, from the coding sequence ATGGAAGATACACAAACACAAGCTTTAGCACTGCGATATAGACCTATTAACTTTGATGAGTTAGTAGGGCAAGAATCTGTTAGCAGAACTCTATCTTTAGCTTTAGGGGGAAAGAGGCTTTCTCATGCTTATTTATTTTCTGGATTAAGAGGTAGTGGTAAGACTTCTAGTGCAAGAATCTTTGCTAGATGTTTGGAATGCGATAATGGACCTACCTCAAAACCATGTGGAGTGTGTAAAAATTGTGAAGCAGCAAATCCTCACAAAATGCGACATATAGATATAATAGAACTAGATGGTGCTTCAAATAGAAAAATAGATGACATTAGAGATCTAATAGAACAGACAAAATACCATCCAGCAATGGGGAGATTTAAAATATTTATCATAGATGAAGTGCATATGCTAACTAAAGAGGCATTTAATGCACTATTGAAAACCCTAGAAGAGCCACCACCTTATGTGAAATTTATACTTGCTACAACTGATCCATTAAAGTTACCAGCCACTATTTTAAGCAGGACACAACACTTTAGATTCAAAAGAATCTCTGATAGAAGCATTTTGGAGCATTTAAGATTCATATTACACAAAGAAAATATAGAATATGAAGAAGAAGCACTCTTAATGTTAATAAGAAGTGGTGCAGGATCACTTAGAGATACTCTAACACTACTAGATCAAGTAATAATATATTCAAACTATAACATAACAATAAATGCCTGTGCTAGTATGCTAGGACTTATTAATCCGCAAAGCTTAAGCGAATTATTTGATTTGATTTTTCAAGCAAATAAAGAAGAGGTATTACAAAGACTAAGTGGATTTTTTGATTATGAATCTGAAATGTTGCTTGATGAGATGAGTGTGTTCATAAAAGATAAGTTGATAAAAGGTGATGATAGTAGGTATAGCGTAATTATTGTTGATAGATTCTTTAGAATCATTTCTCAAGCTAAGCAATTATTGTTTTTAGGCAGTGATGATAGTTTTGTTCTAACTTTGGTTGTTTTTAAAATGATTGAATCTCTAAAGATTCAAGAAATAGATAAGGCAATAGAAAGTCTAGAAAATAGTGTGTTGTTAAAACAAGAAACAAAAGTGTCATCAAAACAAGAATCTAACCATGAGCTACAAGATACTACACATATGCAACATATGCAAATAACCTCTAATGATTTGTTTGTGCTTTTAGTTGAGAAAATTTATGAAAGAAATTATGACTTAGGTGAGATCTTTGAAAAAAATATTAAGTTTGTTAGTTTTGAAAATGGAATCTTAGAGTGGGTAAGTAGTGCAATAGATGATGATAAAGATAGACTATCTAAGAGTTATGGAGCTGTAATTAAGCCGCTTATCTTGGAAATCTTTGGAGAAAATACAACTTTAAAAGTTACCAAAGAAGAAATAAAACAAGAAGAAAATAAGGTGGTGCAAGATACAAAACCAACAACAAAAGAAGAAATAGAAAAAGAGGTTAAAGATATTTTAAATACGCCACTTCTTAAGGATATGCAAGACATCTTTGGCGTAACTACAATCAATGTAAATCCTCTTCCAAATAAGGAATGA
- a CDS encoding DUF1104 domain-containing protein, which translates to MKASEVQGYRITVHSKMNNMKMKDAREFREKICKNKRLAMDNMTMKEYRAYRLQAREAGSFGYGGYKHASALDINCNSNYRQRLISSVLWLK; encoded by the coding sequence ATTAAAGCAAGTGAAGTGCAAGGTTATAGAATTACAGTTCATAGTAAAATGAATAATATGAAAATGAAAGATGCTAGAGAGTTTAGAGAAAAAATATGCAAAAATAAAAGATTAGCTATGGATAATATGACTATGAAAGAATATAGAGCATATAGGCTTCAAGCAAGAGAGGCTGGATCGTTTGGCTATGGTGGTTACAAGCATGCTAGTGCTTTAGACATTAATTGTAATTCTAATTATAGACAAAGATTGATAAGTAGTGTGTTATGGCTAAAATAA
- a CDS encoding energy transducer TonB, whose amino-acid sequence MKNNLISLFLSLLLHIIIFLLIFVQFRDTLYIPPKAGSKDGTTRISIKDFKFIPSEVKQTKNQLVENNINTPKPQKLAKQDSKQEVEKKEIKQEKKAIKDSKIKKQSEPQKEQERQIKQAQKQPANNELSKSLAQVQKPTQHRESPSIYSFGTNTKKEVLELYGDEIYSLNLDERKFIEDNLSSIGRITQRYLRYPQVAGRMGQSGYNVVEFYLYPNGDISDLKILKDSGYTMLDENSIHTIQIAYKDYPYPKVKTKIRIRVMYRLY is encoded by the coding sequence ATGAAAAATAATTTAATATCGCTTTTTCTATCTCTCTTATTACACATTATTATATTTCTGCTTATTTTTGTTCAGTTTAGAGATACTTTGTATATACCGCCTAAGGCAGGAAGTAAAGATGGCACAACTAGAATCTCAATTAAGGATTTTAAATTCATTCCAAGTGAAGTTAAGCAAACTAAAAACCAGCTTGTAGAAAATAATATAAATACTCCAAAACCACAAAAACTAGCAAAGCAAGATAGCAAACAAGAAGTAGAAAAAAAGGAGATAAAACAAGAAAAAAAGGCTATAAAAGATTCTAAAATAAAAAAACAATCAGAGCCACAAAAAGAGCAAGAAAGACAAATCAAACAAGCACAAAAACAACCAGCAAATAATGAGCTATCTAAAAGTCTAGCACAAGTGCAAAAACCAACACAACATAGAGAATCCCCATCTATTTATAGCTTTGGAACTAATACTAAAAAAGAGGTTTTAGAATTATATGGAGATGAAATATATTCTCTAAACCTTGATGAGCGAAAGTTTATAGAGGATAATTTAAGTAGTATAGGCAGGATTACACAGAGGTATTTACGATATCCTCAAGTAGCGGGTAGAATGGGGCAGAGTGGATATAATGTAGTTGAGTTTTATTTATACCCAAATGGTGATATTAGTGATTTAAAGATACTAAAAGATAGTGGATATACTATGCTTGATGAAAATAGTATCCACACAATTCAGATTGCTTATAAAGACTACCCATATCCAAAGGTCAAAACAAAAATAAGAATAAGGGTTATGTATAGATTGTATTAG
- a CDS encoding response regulator, with amino-acid sequence MLKKLRVLYVEDEEDILKFASMVLEDYVEHLYVARNGREALEILGKVPMDLVVTDILMPKMNGIELIREIKKNSNWDISVIVATAHTETNYLLECIELRVDGYILKPIDVEELLKCILRSVLVKIQASEIESKNILFNAISVFVGGKKIEIIKYLMENSNEDNIFYGSYEDIVQDVGVSKPTVVKTFKQLIDTGLLVRLKNKVYKFQPNISKYKDNQK; translated from the coding sequence ATGCTAAAAAAATTAAGAGTGTTATATGTCGAGGATGAGGAAGATATACTAAAGTTTGCTTCCATGGTTTTGGAAGATTATGTGGAGCATTTATATGTAGCACGAAATGGTAGAGAAGCATTAGAGATTCTAGGAAAAGTACCTATGGACTTGGTGGTGACAGATATTTTGATGCCAAAAATGAATGGAATAGAGCTAATTAGGGAGATTAAGAAAAACAGCAATTGGGACATTTCAGTAATAGTGGCTACGGCACATACAGAAACTAACTATCTGCTAGAGTGTATAGAGCTTAGAGTTGATGGATATATACTAAAACCAATTGATGTTGAAGAGTTATTAAAATGTATTTTAAGATCTGTTTTGGTGAAGATTCAAGCAAGCGAAATTGAATCTAAAAATATTTTATTTAATGCTATTTCTGTGTTTGTCGGTGGCAAAAAGATAGAAATAATAAAATATCTAATGGAAAATAGCAATGAAGATAATATTTTTTATGGCTCATATGAAGATATAGTACAAGATGTTGGGGTGAGCAAGCCAACCGTTGTTAAAACATTTAAGCAGTTAATTGATACTGGATTGTTAGTTAGATTGAAAAACAAGGTTTATAAGTTTCAGCCAAATATCTCAAAGTATAAAGACAATCAGAAGTAA
- the fliN gene encoding flagellar motor switch protein FliN encodes MPADEFTLARIQAPRQEDLARYLEGIMNNYSGLLDMEVVFKSELGAAKIPLNEILKFEKGSIIDLQKPAGESVEIFINGRIIGKGEVMVYEKNLAIRVNEILDSNAIIYYLTRESISVV; translated from the coding sequence ATGCCAGCAGATGAATTTACATTAGCTAGAATTCAAGCACCAAGACAAGAGGATTTAGCAAGATACCTTGAAGGTATTATGAATAATTATAGTGGTCTTTTGGATATGGAGGTTGTGTTTAAGTCAGAATTAGGTGCAGCCAAGATTCCATTAAATGAGATTTTGAAATTTGAAAAAGGCTCTATTATTGATTTACAAAAGCCTGCTGGTGAGAGTGTAGAGATTTTTATTAATGGTAGAATCATAGGTAAAGGTGAGGTTATGGTATATGAGAAGAATCTCGCAATTCGTGTTAATGAAATATTAGATTCAAATGCTATTATTTATTATCTAACTAGAGAAAGTATTAGCGTTGTATGA
- a CDS encoding sensor histidine kinase, whose translation MNEVKKVALNISLLYALTSFVFLLLVFYIFYEQQEMDLLERRTLEVRDVLRELEGSLHDNYENFTEIIDLFSKENNIKVAIIREDGKIVYNNTFLAREKIQDFIYKDTGNLVLYKGRSKLVISGDNALLITHRFEKGFNEYLKMHYGINKNGNFFIVVVSGGIKSEFIQLFSVLLVSFLVSLVMIGFVAYLLVKFSLKPLGDKIETLNKFIRDSTHELNTPLSAILMSVERIKVDKLDKQDLIKLERIKTAAKSLENMYQDLIFYSFPHLQDKNLEDINMEILIKERVEYFRVFFEKKNINLSLEASQSFLKAHKSGIVRVIDNLLDNALKYTSSGGNVSVKLANNTLEISDNGCGIDEELIPRIFERYYRANGHQGGFGIGLSLVMDICNKYNIKIICNSIKGNGTTFKLNWNAF comes from the coding sequence ATGAATGAGGTAAAGAAAGTCGCTTTAAATATTAGTCTTTTATATGCTTTGACAAGTTTTGTTTTTTTGCTGTTAGTGTTTTATATATTTTATGAACAACAAGAAATGGATTTACTTGAGCGTAGGACACTCGAAGTGAGAGATGTATTGCGTGAGCTTGAGGGTTCTTTACATGATAATTATGAAAACTTTACAGAGATTATTGATTTGTTTTCAAAAGAAAATAATATAAAAGTTGCAATCATTAGAGAAGACGGCAAGATTGTTTATAATAATACATTTTTAGCTAGAGAAAAGATTCAAGACTTTATTTATAAAGATACTGGAAATTTAGTGCTATACAAAGGTAGAAGTAAGCTGGTTATAAGTGGTGATAATGCACTTTTGATAACTCATAGATTCGAAAAAGGGTTTAATGAATATTTAAAGATGCACTATGGTATAAATAAAAATGGCAACTTTTTTATAGTTGTTGTAAGTGGTGGAATAAAAAGTGAGTTTATACAATTATTTAGTGTGCTTTTAGTTTCATTTCTTGTATCTCTTGTGATGATAGGATTCGTGGCGTATTTGTTGGTTAAATTTAGCTTAAAACCACTTGGAGATAAAATAGAGACATTAAATAAGTTCATAAGAGACTCAACGCATGAACTAAATACGCCTCTTAGTGCTATATTAATGAGTGTAGAAAGGATTAAAGTAGATAAGCTAGATAAGCAAGATTTAATAAAGCTAGAGAGAATAAAGACGGCTGCTAAGAGCCTTGAGAATATGTATCAAGATTTGATTTTTTATAGTTTTCCGCATTTGCAAGATAAGAATCTTGAAGACATAAACATGGAGATTCTAATAAAAGAGAGAGTGGAGTATTTTAGGGTATTTTTTGAAAAGAAAAATATAAACCTTTCTTTAGAGGCTTCACAAAGTTTTCTAAAGGCACATAAAAGTGGCATAGTAAGAGTGATTGATAATTTGCTTGATAATGCTTTAAAATATACCTCAAGTGGTGGGAATGTTAGTGTAAAACTAGCAAATAATACTTTAGAAATTAGTGATAATGGTTGTGGGATTGATGAAGAGTTGATACCTAGAATCTTTGAGAGATATTATAGGGCAAATGGTCATCAAGGTGGATTTGGAATTGGACTATCTTTGGTTATGGATATTTGCAACAAATATAATATAAAAATAATCTGTAATAGCATTAAGGGAAATGGCACTACTTTTAAGCTAAATTGGAACGCTTTTTAG
- a CDS encoding menaquinone biosynthesis family protein encodes MLKRTIKVGHSPDADDIFMYYAIKFGWISSEFVFENYAFDIQKLNEMALKNELDISAISFALYPLIAKEQCLLRTGVSFGEGYGPKLIKKKGTKLKDNFIVALSGAHTTNALIFKTKYKNARIIYKNFLDIESAVLSGEAHAGVLIHESILDFDDSLEVECEIWDIWQDLNKNNLPLPLGGMSIRRSIPLNSAIKCEEALTKAVQIAIDGKKILSKMLLDRNLVRVDDKKLEHYLNLYANNNSITLNNIQLDSINTLFKIGYDFGFYNTPLDVNDCLIPLEYKEFRES; translated from the coding sequence GTGCTAAAAAGAACAATAAAAGTGGGACATTCTCCTGATGCTGATGATATTTTTATGTATTATGCTATTAAATTTGGCTGGATAAGTAGTGAATTTGTTTTTGAAAATTACGCATTTGATATACAAAAGCTAAACGAAATGGCACTAAAAAATGAACTAGATATATCAGCAATATCATTTGCCCTATATCCTCTAATAGCAAAAGAACAATGTCTGCTAAGAACTGGAGTTAGCTTTGGCGAAGGATATGGACCAAAGCTAATTAAAAAAAAGGGAACAAAACTAAAAGATAACTTCATAGTAGCACTAAGCGGGGCACACACGACAAATGCTCTAATATTCAAGACAAAATACAAAAATGCAAGAATAATATATAAAAACTTCCTAGATATAGAGAGTGCCGTCTTAAGCGGTGAGGCACATGCAGGAGTGTTAATACATGAATCTATTTTAGACTTTGATGATAGTTTAGAAGTTGAGTGTGAGATATGGGATATTTGGCAAGATTTAAACAAAAACAACTTACCTCTTCCGCTTGGTGGAATGTCAATTAGAAGATCAATTCCACTAAATAGTGCAATAAAATGCGAAGAAGCACTAACAAAAGCAGTCCAAATAGCAATAGATGGAAAAAAGATTCTATCAAAAATGCTACTAGATAGGAATCTTGTAAGAGTTGACGATAAAAAGTTGGAGCATTATTTGAATTTATACGCAAACAATAATTCAATAACACTAAATAATATTCAACTAGATTCGATAAATACACTATTTAAAATTGGATATGACTTTGGATTTTACAATACACCATTAGATGTGAACGATTGTTTAATACCGCTAGAATACAAAGAATTTAGAGAATCTTAA
- a CDS encoding RNA polymerase factor sigma-54, which translates to MKLKTQNTTSLKTKLSSTLKSWLPLLQSGINELEETLDSISKDNPYFDVRSNIATNFSSHKRKREVARGNRGFDGDVLENFCIAESGLEEVLLEQIVPPLFPTQKSQEIAKAIIENLDEYGYFEGDCESLAKSLECSISEVEKIRKRFAYLEPAGIGARDLLESFYFQLDNLDVDDGIYDLCCEILDDLEKHGKYKNEPLYKDAMRVISSFKNPPAIDYLEEENVIIPDILVLQDSSSIQVQINDKYYPSIEINTDKKSTKDEFIKTKIKEARDLVDALEMRKATLYKIGLMLVEYQYEFFQGGEIKPMKLRDLAEEFGHAQSTISRAIQNKYLECNRGIFPLKNFFATAIDEDTSNAAIKEFVADLVKNENKQKPLSDNKILELIEEKFNIKIVRRTITKYRTQLNIASSSERKKLYKISIN; encoded by the coding sequence ATGAAGCTAAAAACTCAAAATACCACTTCATTAAAAACAAAGTTATCATCAACGCTAAAGAGTTGGTTACCTTTGTTACAAAGTGGTATTAATGAGCTAGAAGAAACACTGGATTCTATTTCAAAAGATAATCCATATTTTGATGTGAGATCAAATATAGCTACAAACTTCTCGTCTCATAAAAGAAAAAGAGAGGTAGCTAGGGGTAATAGAGGGTTTGATGGTGATGTTTTAGAGAATTTTTGTATCGCAGAAAGTGGGCTAGAGGAGGTGTTATTAGAACAAATTGTGCCACCATTATTCCCAACACAAAAATCACAAGAAATAGCAAAAGCAATAATAGAAAATTTAGATGAGTATGGATATTTTGAAGGTGATTGTGAGAGTTTGGCAAAGTCTTTAGAATGCAGTATTAGTGAAGTAGAAAAAATACGAAAGCGATTTGCATATTTAGAGCCAGCAGGTATTGGAGCTAGAGATTTGCTTGAATCATTTTACTTTCAGCTTGATAATTTAGATGTAGATGATGGTATATATGACTTGTGTTGTGAGATTTTAGATGATTTAGAAAAGCATGGCAAATATAAAAATGAGCCACTATATAAAGATGCAATGAGAGTTATATCAAGCTTTAAAAATCCACCTGCTATTGATTATTTAGAAGAAGAAAATGTAATAATACCTGATATTTTAGTCTTACAAGATTCTAGTAGTATTCAAGTGCAAATTAATGATAAATATTATCCAAGCATAGAAATAAACACTGATAAAAAATCCACTAAAGATGAATTTATAAAAACAAAAATCAAAGAAGCTAGGGATTTAGTTGATGCATTAGAGATGAGGAAGGCTACATTATATAAAATAGGGCTTATGCTTGTTGAGTATCAATATGAATTCTTTCAAGGTGGAGAGATAAAGCCTATGAAATTAAGAGATTTAGCTGAAGAATTTGGGCATGCACAAAGCACAATTTCTAGAGCTATACAAAACAAATATCTAGAGTGTAATAGAGGAATCTTTCCTTTAAAAAATTTCTTTGCTACTGCTATTGATGAGGATACTTCAAATGCAGCAATAAAAGAATTTGTAGCTGATTTAGTAAAGAATGAAAATAAGCAAAAACCACTAAGTGATAATAAAATTTTGGAGTTAATAGAAGAAAAATTTAATATAAAAATAGTTCGACGAACAATTACAAAATATCGCACACAGCTAAATATAGCTAGTTCAAGTGAGAGAAAGAAGTTGTATAAAATTTCTATAAATTAA
- the lptB gene encoding LPS export ABC transporter ATP-binding protein — protein sequence MHKLEAKKLTKIIKKTNIIQNISLEVKSGEVVGLLGPNGAGKTTSFYIICGLLFPTKGKVCFDNKDITKLSLHKRARLGIGYLPQESSVFKDLSVEDNLLLAAEVCIEKEKDRIKVVDDLLEEFNINPIRHRKGVSLSGGERRRVEIARVLVKKPKFILLDEPFAGVDPIAVIDIQNIIKKLLSFNIGVLITDHNVRETLSVCDRAYVINKGELLASGYSQEIYNNDLVRKHYLGENFKV from the coding sequence ATGCACAAATTAGAAGCAAAGAAACTAACAAAAATAATCAAAAAGACAAATATCATACAAAATATATCTTTAGAGGTAAAAAGTGGTGAAGTTGTAGGGTTACTTGGACCAAATGGTGCCGGGAAGACAACCAGTTTTTATATTATTTGTGGTCTTTTGTTTCCTACAAAAGGGAAAGTTTGTTTTGATAATAAGGATATAACAAAGCTTAGTTTGCATAAAAGAGCAAGACTTGGAATAGGATATTTGCCACAGGAATCTAGTGTATTTAAGGATTTGAGTGTTGAGGATAATTTACTTCTTGCTGCTGAAGTGTGCATAGAAAAAGAAAAAGATAGAATAAAAGTTGTAGATGATTTATTAGAAGAATTTAATATAAATCCTATACGTCATAGAAAGGGAGTTAGTCTAAGTGGTGGGGAGCGAAGAAGGGTTGAGATAGCAAGAGTGCTAGTTAAAAAGCCAAAGTTTATATTGCTTGATGAGCCTTTTGCTGGGGTTGATCCTATCGCTGTTATAGATATTCAAAATATTATTAAAAAGCTACTAAGCTTTAATATTGGAGTGCTAATTACAGACCATAATGTAAGAGAGACATTGAGTGTATGTGATAGAGCATATGTTATAAATAAAGGTGAGCTTCTAGCGAGTGGATATTCGCAAGAAATATACAATAATGATCTAGTTAGGAAGCATTATTTGGGAGAGAATTTTAAAGTATGA
- the tsaE gene encoding tRNA (adenosine(37)-N6)-threonylcarbamoyltransferase complex ATPase subunit type 1 TsaE, whose product MILNENELSILCDELRLKDSRGIYLLSGDLASGKTTLVKAMVKYLGSSNLVTSPTYLLSHVYGDCIFHYDIYMRDVLELLELGFLEELEKDGWHFVEWGDKKLATILTKVGIKYISIEIKPKECGREYIVCTN is encoded by the coding sequence ATGATTCTTAATGAAAATGAGTTAAGTATTTTGTGTGATGAGCTTAGGCTAAAAGATAGCAGAGGGATTTACTTGCTTAGTGGTGATTTGGCAAGTGGAAAGACGACTTTGGTTAAAGCAATGGTGAAATATCTTGGAAGTTCAAATTTAGTTACTTCTCCGACATATCTCCTATCTCATGTTTATGGAGATTGTATTTTTCACTATGATATTTATATGCGAGATGTTTTAGAGCTTTTGGAGCTTGGATTTTTAGAGGAGCTAGAAAAAGATGGTTGGCACTTTGTAGAGTGGGGAGATAAAAAATTAGCTACAATACTAACTAAAGTTGGGATTAAATACATAAGCATAGAAATAAAACCAAAAGAATGTGGTAGGGAATATATAGTATGCACAAATTAG
- a CDS encoding response regulator transcription factor, translating to MAKIMLLEDDIALQEIISESLVEEGYEVTCCSDGLEATSMIYENHFDVLLLDVMVPNMSGFEALKYIRDSGDMTPAIFITSLQSIEDLEVGFNSGCDDYIKKPFEIKELLLRIQCILKRTNSSCVVDFHNGYSFDMSDGILYLNGNAQKMPLKERELLKLLLQHKQHFVSLNDIYETLWGDDEPSELSLRVYIKNLRQIVGKERIVTYRGEGYCYSNE from the coding sequence ATGGCTAAAATAATGCTTTTAGAAGATGATATTGCACTACAAGAGATAATATCAGAATCTCTAGTTGAAGAAGGCTATGAAGTTACGTGTTGTAGCGATGGCTTGGAGGCTACTAGCATGATTTATGAAAATCATTTTGATGTTTTGCTGCTTGATGTTATGGTGCCAAATATGAGTGGTTTTGAGGCTTTAAAATATATAAGAGATTCTGGTGATATGACGCCAGCAATTTTTATTACTTCATTGCAAAGTATTGAAGATTTGGAAGTTGGCTTTAATAGCGGTTGTGATGATTATATAAAAAAACCATTTGAGATTAAGGAATTGTTGCTTAGGATTCAATGTATTTTGAAGCGAACAAATAGTTCTTGTGTTGTTGATTTCCATAATGGATATAGCTTTGATATGTCAGATGGAATCTTGTATCTAAATGGAAATGCACAAAAAATGCCTCTAAAAGAGAGAGAGCTTTTAAAGTTACTTTTGCAACATAAGCAACATTTTGTATCACTAAATGATATCTATGAGACGCTTTGGGGAGATGATGAGCCAAGTGAGCTTAGCTTAAGGGTTTATATTAAGAATCTAAGACAAATAGTTGGCAAAGAAAGAATAGTTACATATAGAGGCGAAGGGTATTGTTATAGCAATGAATGA